One window of the Deltaproteobacteria bacterium genome contains the following:
- the tsaB gene encoding tRNA (adenosine(37)-N6)-threonylcarbamoyltransferase complex dimerization subunit type 1 TsaB, producing the protein MTCLLAIDTSTTTAALAVVANGVTLAEHSAHVVNGHGAELVPLIVATLRDADVPVRTLNAVAVAVGPGTFTGIRVGMAAAKGLALALGIPLVGISALAALAMRGVATEQVIAPLLDARRGEMYAAAYAWSDGALQTLVPESVATPAVVVQQLLALGRPVICLGDGALRYAEVVAASGDRIVVAADPAWHLPSADGLARLALQRLANREQDDVATLAPRYLRASYAEGGGIC; encoded by the coding sequence ATGACATGTCTGCTCGCCATCGATACTTCCACCACCACAGCGGCGTTGGCTGTTGTCGCGAATGGTGTCACTTTAGCTGAACACAGTGCGCATGTCGTGAACGGTCATGGCGCGGAGCTGGTCCCTCTCATTGTGGCTACGTTGCGGGACGCGGATGTGCCGGTGCGCACGTTGAACGCGGTGGCCGTGGCGGTCGGGCCGGGGACGTTTACCGGGATTCGGGTCGGGATGGCGGCGGCGAAGGGGCTGGCGCTGGCGCTGGGCATTCCGCTGGTCGGCATCTCCGCGCTGGCCGCGCTGGCGATGCGCGGTGTGGCAACGGAACAGGTCATTGCGCCGCTGCTCGACGCGCGGCGCGGCGAGATGTACGCGGCCGCGTATGCATGGAGTGACGGCGCGCTGCAAACGCTCGTTCCTGAATCAGTGGCAACTCCTGCAGTCGTCGTACAGCAACTCTTGGCACTCGGACGACCGGTGATTTGCCTCGGAGATGGCGCGCTTCGTTACGCGGAAGTGGTCGCCGCGTCGGGCGACCGGATTGTCGTGGCTGCCGATCCGGCGTGGCATCTTCCGTCGGCGGATGGGTTGGCGCGGCTGGCGCTGCAACGCTTGGCAAACCGGGAACAGGATGACGTGGCAACCTTGGCGCCTCGCTATTTGCGGGCGTCGTATGCTGAGGGAGGTGGCATATGCTGA
- a CDS encoding class II fumarate hydratase: MKTRTELDSMGAMEVPASALYGASTARAVRNFPISGRSIPQRVVRALGLIKWAAAETNAGLGLVPRQTAAVAARAAREVAEGKWDAEFAVDVYQTGSGTSSNMNANEVIANRATELLGGKRGSKLVHPNDHVNYGQSSNDVFPTAIHLATATALAGELVPALQRLEHALAAKAKAFHSIVKTGRTHLQDATPIRLGQEFSGYAHQAALSRERCVAVLPRLCELPLGGTAVGTGVNTHPRFAARTIALLRRATQLPLRETRNHFQAQAAPDGLVELAGVLKAAAVALSKVGNDIRWLASGPRCGIGELILPAVQPGSSIMPGKINPVIIESLLQVCARVIANDVAATLCGLGGYFELNMMYPLFAESLCESLDLLTCAVDNFRERCVHGLQADAQRCAELLDRNLSVGTSLAPVIGYDAAAQLIKHAAAEGTTLRAMAMRELSLPPKTLAKLLDPAQHTKPGIRKGKGGE, translated from the coding sequence ATGAAAACACGGACGGAGTTGGATTCGATGGGGGCGATGGAGGTGCCGGCGAGTGCGTTGTATGGGGCGAGCACGGCGCGGGCGGTGCGGAACTTTCCGATCAGCGGGCGCAGTATTCCGCAGCGCGTGGTGCGCGCGTTGGGATTGATTAAATGGGCGGCCGCGGAGACGAACGCGGGATTGGGACTGGTGCCGCGGCAGACGGCGGCCGTTGCTGCGCGGGCGGCGCGGGAAGTGGCGGAAGGAAAATGGGACGCGGAGTTTGCGGTCGATGTGTATCAAACCGGTTCGGGCACTTCGTCGAATATGAACGCGAATGAAGTGATCGCGAATCGCGCGACGGAATTGCTCGGCGGGAAACGGGGCAGTAAGTTAGTGCACCCCAACGATCACGTGAATTACGGCCAATCGAGCAATGACGTCTTCCCGACGGCGATCCATCTCGCGACCGCCACCGCGTTGGCCGGGGAATTGGTCCCGGCGCTGCAACGCTTGGAACACGCGCTGGCCGCGAAGGCCAAGGCGTTTCACAGCATCGTCAAGACGGGACGGACGCATTTGCAAGACGCGACGCCGATCCGGCTCGGCCAAGAATTCAGCGGCTATGCGCATCAAGCGGCATTGAGCCGGGAGCGATGTGTGGCGGTGCTGCCGCGATTGTGTGAACTCCCGCTCGGCGGCACCGCAGTAGGGACCGGTGTGAATACCCATCCGCGTTTTGCGGCGCGGACCATCGCGCTGTTGCGGCGGGCCACGCAGTTGCCGCTGCGCGAGACGCGGAATCATTTCCAAGCGCAAGCGGCGCCGGATGGCCTGGTCGAACTCGCGGGCGTACTGAAGGCCGCGGCGGTCGCGCTCTCGAAAGTGGGCAACGACATCCGTTGGTTGGCGAGCGGTCCACGCTGTGGGATTGGCGAGTTGATCTTGCCGGCCGTGCAGCCGGGATCGTCGATCATGCCGGGAAAAATCAATCCGGTGATCATCGAATCGCTGCTGCAAGTCTGCGCGCGCGTGATTGCCAACGATGTGGCCGCGACGTTGTGCGGACTCGGCGGCTATTTCGAATTGAACATGATGTATCCGCTGTTCGCCGAGTCGCTGTGCGAGTCGCTCGATCTGCTCACTTGCGCGGTCGATAACTTTCGTGAACGCTGCGTGCATGGATTGCAAGCCGACGCGCAGCGCTGCGCCGAACTGCTGGATCGCAACCTCTCCGTCGGGACGTCGCTCGCGCCGGTGATCGGTTACGACGCCGCCGCGCAGCTGATTAAACACGCCGCCGCGGAAGGGACTACGCTGCGCGCGATGGCCATGCGCGAACTGTCCTTGCCACCAAAGACGCTCGCCAAGCTGCTGGACCCCGCCCAACACACGAAACCCGGCATCCGTAAAGGGAAGGGCGGGGAGTAG
- a CDS encoding PBP1A family penicillin-binding protein, which produces MTEPQATFLQRHGVIRFTLRTIKFFVGTTAWSLMLGGFAAMVGYFYFAHDLPNIQTMSDYRPPVVSEVFASDGTKIGEFWTERRLIATLDQIPKVLIRAFLAAEDARFFEHRGVDIVGIGRALWEDIKAGEFVQGGSTITQQITRSILLTKEKKLGRKVREIILATRLERNLNKEQILTLYLNQIYLGNRSYGVRSASENYFHKSMDQLTLAEAAMIAGLSKAPTDDAPNNNPGRAKERQLYVLNQMLERGYISRSEHDQSTIAPLTFYEAGIDKDFNIRYTPYFTEHVRRQIAEQYGDKVLYEGGLRIESTVDIEKYLAAEQAVRAGLEALDQRRGWRGALQRGIDPVTAKSINEEVHQIATAEAGERKFHIPEAAEDALRETGPTPLQPLRNYRAVVTAVSGRTISIHVGHNAGTIAPEHATRAGGRIQTGDVIEVRTLGSDGAYELVQTPEVQGALFSMEVKTGYVRAMIGGYDYRLSEFDRSTQALRQPGSSFKPFVYAAALDKGFTYDTPVADAPVAYRVGHEVWAPKNYGGKFSGMGHFASHIAFSRNVPTVRIAHSIGLHYLTGFCRKMGLTNPFQKYLSMALGANDVYLHEMVNAYVNFGNYGRKTPEIFITKITDVTGKEVFTAPILSDEPPATVVVDNGRLTPSSDLNQDLWQAAQQTIEKDKLDLDPQEIQVLYGDRIPEGYVVTPQTAHLIVGLMQKVVKEGTARRMLALGKPLAGKTGTTNDESDTWFIGFTPKLAAGVWIGFDVRRHLGHGEQGGRTAAPVVLQYLQSAVKDDPPFEFEPPPGFPTTRIAQLSGGSAVYWHGGVREESETLEGYEEDIAGRRMTNPASEYFMQDMGDY; this is translated from the coding sequence ATGACAGAACCTCAAGCGACGTTTCTGCAACGCCATGGCGTGATTCGCTTTACGTTGCGAACCATTAAGTTCTTCGTCGGCACCACGGCCTGGTCATTAATGCTCGGCGGATTCGCCGCGATGGTCGGCTACTTCTACTTCGCGCACGACCTGCCGAACATCCAGACCATGTCCGACTATCGTCCGCCGGTCGTCAGCGAGGTCTTCGCCAGTGACGGCACCAAGATCGGCGAATTCTGGACCGAACGCCGGCTGATCGCCACGCTCGACCAAATCCCCAAAGTCCTGATCCGCGCGTTTCTCGCGGCCGAAGACGCACGCTTTTTCGAACATCGCGGCGTCGACATCGTCGGGATCGGCCGCGCGTTATGGGAAGACATCAAGGCCGGCGAATTCGTCCAGGGCGGGAGCACGATCACGCAACAAATCACCCGCTCCATCCTGCTGACCAAAGAAAAGAAGCTGGGCCGCAAAGTCCGCGAGATCATCTTGGCCACCCGCTTGGAGCGCAATCTGAACAAAGAACAAATTTTGACGCTCTATTTAAACCAGATCTATCTCGGGAATCGCTCCTACGGCGTCCGTTCCGCATCCGAGAATTATTTTCACAAATCGATGGACCAACTCACATTGGCCGAGGCCGCGATGATCGCCGGCCTCTCCAAGGCCCCGACCGACGACGCGCCGAATAACAATCCGGGCCGCGCCAAAGAGCGGCAACTGTACGTGCTGAACCAAATGTTGGAACGCGGCTACATCAGTCGCAGCGAGCACGATCAATCCACGATCGCACCGCTCACGTTCTACGAGGCCGGGATCGATAAAGACTTCAACATCCGCTACACCCCGTATTTCACTGAACACGTGCGCCGCCAAATCGCCGAGCAATACGGCGACAAAGTCCTCTATGAAGGCGGACTGCGGATCGAGAGCACGGTCGATATCGAAAAGTACCTCGCTGCGGAACAGGCCGTGCGCGCCGGACTCGAGGCGCTCGACCAACGGCGCGGTTGGCGCGGCGCATTGCAACGCGGCATCGATCCGGTCACCGCGAAGTCGATCAATGAAGAAGTGCACCAGATCGCCACGGCCGAGGCGGGCGAGCGCAAATTTCATATCCCCGAGGCCGCCGAAGACGCATTGCGGGAAACCGGTCCGACCCCGTTACAACCGTTGCGCAATTATCGCGCGGTCGTCACCGCAGTCAGCGGACGCACGATCTCGATTCACGTCGGCCATAACGCCGGCACCATCGCCCCGGAACACGCGACCCGCGCGGGCGGCCGGATCCAGACCGGTGACGTGATTGAAGTCCGCACCCTCGGGAGCGACGGCGCGTATGAACTCGTCCAGACACCCGAAGTGCAAGGCGCGCTCTTCTCGATGGAAGTGAAAACCGGCTACGTGCGCGCCATGATCGGCGGCTACGATTATCGGCTCAGCGAATTCGACCGCTCCACCCAAGCGCTGCGCCAACCCGGCTCGTCGTTCAAACCATTCGTCTACGCCGCCGCGCTCGATAAAGGCTTCACCTACGACACCCCGGTCGCGGACGCGCCGGTCGCCTATCGAGTCGGCCATGAGGTCTGGGCGCCGAAGAATTACGGCGGCAAATTTTCCGGGATGGGTCACTTCGCCAGCCATATCGCCTTCTCGCGCAACGTCCCGACCGTGCGGATCGCACACTCCATCGGGCTGCATTACCTCACCGGTTTCTGCCGCAAGATGGGGCTGACCAATCCCTTCCAAAAATACCTCTCAATGGCGCTCGGTGCGAACGACGTCTATCTGCATGAAATGGTCAACGCGTATGTGAACTTCGGCAACTATGGCCGCAAGACGCCGGAGATCTTCATCACCAAGATCACCGACGTGACTGGCAAGGAAGTCTTCACGGCGCCGATCCTCTCCGACGAACCGCCGGCCACGGTCGTCGTGGACAACGGACGCCTCACCCCATCCAGCGACTTGAACCAAGACCTCTGGCAAGCGGCGCAACAGACGATCGAAAAAGACAAACTCGATCTCGATCCGCAGGAAATCCAAGTCCTGTACGGCGACCGCATTCCGGAAGGCTATGTCGTTACGCCACAGACAGCGCATTTGATCGTCGGCCTGATGCAAAAAGTCGTGAAGGAAGGCACGGCGCGCCGCATGTTAGCGCTCGGCAAACCGTTGGCCGGCAAGACCGGCACCACGAACGACGAGAGCGACACCTGGTTCATCGGCTTCACGCCGAAACTCGCGGCCGGCGTCTGGATCGGCTTCGACGTGCGCCGCCACTTGGGCCACGGCGAACAAGGCGGCCGCACCGCCGCGCCGGTGGTGTTGCAATATCTGCAAAGCGCGGTGAAAGACGATCCGCCGTTCGAATTCGAGCCGCCGCCGGGATTCCCCACCACGCGCATCGCGCAACTCTCCGGCGGCTCCGCAGTCTATTGGCACGGCGGCGTCCGCGAAGAATCGGAGACGTTGGAAGGCTACGAAGAAGACATCGCCGGCCGCCGCATGACCAATCCCGCGTCGGAGTATTTCATGCAGGATATGGGGGATTATTAG
- a CDS encoding DUF4419 domain-containing protein has protein sequence MSANLHPVPVTRVRGNRVEPRLQRLRTVEAARQARGLLSDSRLKADFEASAGLTGPVVPSKHVNLLVAAADTAFNEHLPLRLSPDAVWTTLLQGLGHHVRQDAEALRSCFVAHPGKKSVDVRRDEFRRGAPDNDWPGMVTELAGKTREHVLDGARAALTARFSTTDDLAAVVADLAVCSAVQEFFNFSLWTMCGIPEFLIEGTAADWTQLRDRVAKWADWDLEWWTRGACEVLGQCVAAVEGRPDESFWQSFYHHDGASGGAHLTGEMAKLFPYVHGEGMAVVRNRGLRVAPGSYPSSVSQVPFTWHYLEQAFPYQLVGGMMGVEQLEDYSVRPRLGWVVGPAAAAGESVGNEGEAMMRFLGYADREDFEARVAEGSSD, from the coding sequence ATGTCGGCCAATCTGCATCCCGTCCCCGTCACCCGCGTACGGGGCAATCGCGTCGAGCCGCGTCTACAACGACTGCGTACAGTGGAGGCAGCCCGGCAGGCGCGTGGCTTGCTGAGCGATTCCCGCTTGAAAGCGGATTTCGAAGCCTCTGCGGGGCTGACCGGACCCGTCGTGCCGAGCAAACATGTCAACCTATTGGTCGCCGCCGCGGACACCGCATTTAACGAACATCTGCCGTTGCGACTGAGTCCGGATGCAGTCTGGACCACGTTGCTGCAGGGATTAGGGCATCATGTGCGACAGGATGCGGAGGCATTGCGGTCCTGTTTTGTTGCCCATCCCGGGAAAAAGTCGGTTGATGTGCGTCGCGACGAGTTTAGGCGTGGAGCGCCTGATAACGACTGGCCGGGGATGGTTACGGAATTGGCGGGCAAGACGCGGGAGCACGTACTTGACGGCGCGCGCGCGGCGCTGACGGCGCGTTTTTCCACGACCGATGACTTGGCCGCAGTGGTCGCGGACTTGGCCGTGTGCAGCGCGGTGCAAGAATTTTTCAATTTTTCCCTATGGACGATGTGCGGCATTCCGGAATTCTTAATCGAGGGGACAGCGGCGGATTGGACCCAATTGCGCGATCGCGTCGCCAAATGGGCCGATTGGGATCTGGAATGGTGGACGCGAGGGGCCTGTGAGGTGCTTGGCCAGTGCGTCGCTGCGGTGGAAGGGCGGCCGGATGAGTCGTTCTGGCAAAGTTTTTATCATCATGATGGGGCCAGCGGGGGAGCGCATCTGACCGGGGAGATGGCCAAGCTGTTTCCGTATGTACATGGGGAGGGGATGGCCGTGGTTCGCAATCGCGGGCTGCGGGTCGCGCCGGGCAGTTATCCCAGTAGCGTGTCCCAAGTCCCGTTTACCTGGCATTATCTCGAACAGGCATTCCCGTATCAGTTAGTGGGCGGGATGATGGGCGTCGAGCAATTGGAAGATTATTCAGTACGGCCTCGCTTGGGCTGGGTAGTTGGCCCGGCCGCGGCGGCAGGGGAGTCGGTCGGGAACGAGGGTGAGGCCATGATGCGCTTTCTGGGATACGCCGATAGAGAGGATTTTGAGGCCCGTGTCGCTGAGGGATCATCCGATTGA
- a CDS encoding 4Fe-4S dicluster domain-containing protein, with protein MPSIPAHYPPPVQPGEFIATEPLPPDQRIDVGVLFVGAGPASLAGAIRLMQLLETSPQLKARLGECPVAILEKGKYVGAHLLSGAVLNPSAFRHLFPKLADTDFPFCNPVPGERVSFLTSKRAFPIPVPPTMRNHGNFVASLSQVGKWLAARAEECGVTILTETVGMKVLVHDGRVAGVRTGDKGRNQRGEPLPNFEPGVDVVGQYTVFGEGTQGHLTQSALEHFKISRAQPQIYALGVKEVWEVPQPLDAVVHTMGWPLRLGKAHREFGGSFAYPMGPNRISLGLVVGLDYADASLSVHDLLQELKTHPLFRTMLAGGHRIEQGWGAKTIPEGGLAALPEQLHVPGACVVGDSAGFVNVPALKGIHYAMWSGIYAAEAIFAALQAPSDANARDPLSAYDHAVRTSFIWKELAAVRNMRQVFHHGFVAGSMLAGLAALTNGRFPGGQCPSLPDSAHPVSAGTRTYPKPDNQLTFDKLDSVHAAGNRSRDNQPNHVRLATKVPEVIGEAWIHMCPALVYEWGPGAVGARELVINPTNCIHCGAVTAKGGRLTPPEGGSGPEYEWM; from the coding sequence ATGCCATCCATCCCAGCCCATTATCCACCGCCGGTCCAACCGGGGGAGTTCATCGCGACCGAACCGTTGCCGCCCGACCAGCGCATCGACGTCGGCGTGTTGTTTGTCGGCGCGGGTCCAGCGAGTCTGGCCGGCGCGATTCGGCTGATGCAATTGCTGGAGACTTCGCCCCAGCTGAAGGCGCGGCTCGGCGAGTGTCCGGTGGCGATCCTTGAAAAGGGGAAATACGTCGGCGCGCATCTGCTCTCCGGCGCGGTCTTGAATCCGAGTGCATTCCGGCATCTGTTCCCCAAACTTGCGGACACCGATTTCCCGTTTTGCAATCCCGTGCCCGGCGAGCGCGTCTCATTTCTCACCAGCAAGCGTGCGTTCCCAATCCCGGTGCCGCCGACGATGCGCAATCATGGCAACTTCGTCGCGTCGCTGTCGCAAGTGGGAAAGTGGTTGGCCGCGCGCGCCGAAGAATGCGGCGTGACGATCCTGACGGAAACGGTGGGGATGAAAGTCTTGGTCCACGACGGGCGCGTGGCCGGAGTGCGGACCGGCGACAAGGGCCGTAATCAGCGCGGCGAACCGTTGCCGAATTTCGAGCCGGGTGTGGATGTGGTCGGGCAATACACCGTGTTCGGTGAAGGGACGCAAGGCCACTTGACGCAGTCGGCGTTAGAACATTTTAAAATCTCGCGCGCGCAGCCGCAGATTTATGCGTTGGGGGTGAAAGAAGTGTGGGAAGTTCCGCAGCCGCTCGACGCCGTAGTGCACACGATGGGGTGGCCACTGCGCTTGGGTAAAGCGCATCGCGAGTTCGGCGGGAGTTTCGCCTATCCAATGGGACCGAACCGGATCTCGCTCGGTCTCGTGGTCGGACTCGATTACGCCGATGCCTCGCTGTCGGTGCACGATTTGTTGCAGGAACTGAAAACGCATCCGTTATTCCGCACCATGCTGGCCGGCGGCCATCGGATCGAGCAAGGCTGGGGCGCGAAGACGATTCCCGAAGGGGGCCTGGCCGCGTTGCCGGAACAGCTGCATGTGCCCGGGGCATGCGTGGTCGGTGACTCGGCCGGTTTCGTCAACGTGCCTGCGTTGAAGGGCATTCATTACGCAATGTGGAGCGGCATTTACGCAGCCGAAGCGATCTTCGCGGCATTGCAAGCGCCGTCCGACGCCAATGCCCGCGATCCGCTGTCGGCCTATGATCACGCAGTGCGCACCAGTTTCATTTGGAAGGAGCTGGCTGCAGTGCGCAATATGCGGCAAGTCTTTCACCACGGTTTCGTGGCCGGTTCGATGCTCGCCGGCCTCGCCGCACTCACCAACGGGCGCTTTCCCGGCGGCCAATGTCCGTCGTTGCCCGACAGCGCGCATCCCGTATCTGCCGGGACGCGGACCTATCCGAAGCCGGACAATCAACTCACGTTCGACAAACTCGACAGCGTCCACGCGGCGGGCAATCGGAGCCGCGACAATCAACCGAATCACGTCCGTCTTGCCACCAAAGTTCCGGAGGTCATCGGCGAGGCCTGGATCCATATGTGTCCAGCACTGGTCTACGAATGGGGCCCCGGCGCAGTCGGCGCGCGCGAGTTGGTCATCAATCCCACCAATTGTATCCACTGCGGCGCGGTCACCGCGAAAGGCGGCCGCCTGACGCCACCCGAAGGAGGGAGTGGGCCGGAGTATGAATGGATGTAG
- a CDS encoding cyclic nucleotide-binding domain-containing protein has product MAAGLFPAPHPIPGRFLKHLPRGGVLVHAPRSQHTIQFGIPPGTVKDSMLAPAPWRPQLYALDATLMFDDRSGRTAEPEFPMYHGFFIASDCKAPTHFAIPPALRSPLDTVLRTSYLGPQWPTFSRLELAREYPGGAATVGFPDMPAELRHWAKIPIDQMRVLHSIPADGLFFEGVQLFALDNGRFRLFDAGHYLGDLDAVLYRDAAEKLPHVPVSDNAASLAALRDALDGRAMIVPIHSSDGFDPTGETSGHMLWNRGHVVLVDPPADTRAFLRQHGIADWRVRGVLLTHVHGDHDSGTLPALLAGGRKTLWTTASIHRMWLDKLAALTAGRYPREGIAGWWDFQPVPLLTPITINGLQLVLRHGFHSNIAFGYSVVGRDGAPRFSFSGDTFNDAAVFQLVTQGVIAGPARAADIVHAPIAAALAGGVSAHECGTPPLHTQTPQLQEASAAAAAVGGRVVAYHASRAKLAAAGLTPWGDGFVGAVALSDESASESPPAQLSTIPLFADLPADQLDHVHRRATRLHVAAGQQLTRQGAHGSTLYLLVHGTVDVTRRGRRGSVRLATLHGGLIGEGALLGETRNATVTARGPVEVLRWTVTRTLARELAAIGLVDRIRRLRTHRQHAIPGLRRAPLLAGLDQAVFDELLLNGTLTRVASGDTVIRRGETDDTVYLLLRGGLEVVSNGDTDAPAPAIPLRPGAVVGEMALLSRGPRTKTVRAGRRGATLLQVPGPAMRDLLYAHPALELRLQALAHKRESANATRTGT; this is encoded by the coding sequence ATGGCTGCTGGACTATTCCCCGCGCCGCATCCGATCCCAGGACGTTTCCTCAAGCACTTGCCACGGGGCGGCGTGCTCGTGCATGCCCCGCGCAGCCAACACACCATCCAATTCGGCATCCCGCCCGGCACGGTGAAAGACTCGATGTTGGCACCGGCGCCGTGGCGACCGCAGCTCTACGCCCTCGATGCCACACTGATGTTCGATGACCGCAGCGGACGCACGGCAGAGCCCGAGTTCCCCATGTATCATGGGTTTTTCATCGCCTCCGACTGCAAGGCTCCAACCCATTTCGCTATCCCACCGGCACTGCGCTCACCACTCGACACCGTCTTGCGCACATCCTACCTCGGACCGCAGTGGCCGACTTTTTCCCGTTTGGAATTGGCCCGCGAATATCCAGGCGGCGCCGCGACCGTGGGATTTCCCGACATGCCCGCGGAACTGCGCCATTGGGCCAAGATCCCGATCGACCAGATGCGCGTGCTGCACTCGATCCCAGCGGATGGATTATTTTTTGAAGGCGTCCAACTGTTCGCGTTGGACAACGGCCGCTTCCGACTGTTCGACGCCGGACACTATCTGGGCGACCTCGACGCGGTACTCTATCGTGACGCTGCCGAAAAACTGCCCCATGTGCCCGTCTCCGATAATGCCGCCAGCTTGGCCGCGCTGCGCGACGCGTTGGACGGCCGCGCGATGATCGTCCCGATCCATTCGAGCGACGGCTTCGATCCGACCGGAGAGACGTCGGGACATATGCTCTGGAATCGCGGACACGTCGTGCTCGTCGATCCCCCGGCGGACACGCGCGCATTCTTGCGCCAGCATGGCATTGCCGACTGGCGCGTGCGCGGCGTCCTGTTGACCCATGTCCATGGCGATCACGACAGCGGCACCCTACCCGCGCTGTTGGCGGGCGGCCGTAAGACCTTATGGACCACCGCCAGTATCCATCGCATGTGGCTCGATAAACTGGCAGCCCTGACGGCCGGCCGCTATCCGCGCGAGGGAATCGCGGGGTGGTGGGACTTCCAGCCCGTGCCGTTACTCACGCCGATCACGATCAACGGATTGCAGCTGGTCTTGCGACATGGATTTCATTCCAATATCGCGTTCGGCTACAGCGTCGTCGGACGCGACGGCGCCCCGCGTTTCAGCTTTTCCGGCGACACCTTCAACGACGCCGCCGTGTTCCAGCTCGTCACGCAAGGCGTGATTGCAGGACCGGCCCGCGCCGCCGATATCGTCCACGCGCCAATCGCTGCCGCATTGGCCGGCGGCGTCTCCGCGCACGAGTGCGGCACGCCACCGCTCCATACTCAAACCCCGCAACTGCAAGAGGCCTCCGCCGCTGCCGCCGCAGTCGGCGGACGCGTGGTGGCGTACCATGCCTCGCGGGCCAAACTGGCGGCCGCAGGACTGACCCCGTGGGGCGACGGCTTTGTCGGCGCCGTGGCCTTGTCGGATGAATCGGCATCCGAGTCGCCGCCGGCGCAACTCAGCACAATTCCGCTCTTTGCCGATCTTCCGGCCGACCAACTCGATCATGTGCACCGCAGAGCCACACGGCTCCATGTCGCGGCAGGACAACAGTTAACCCGGCAAGGCGCGCACGGCAGCACGTTGTATCTGTTAGTGCACGGCACGGTCGACGTCACGCGCCGGGGACGCCGCGGCTCGGTCCGACTCGCCACGCTGCATGGCGGCCTCATCGGGGAGGGCGCATTATTGGGTGAAACCCGCAACGCCACAGTCACCGCACGGGGCCCCGTCGAAGTCTTGCGCTGGACCGTCACACGAACACTCGCGCGGGAATTGGCGGCCATCGGTTTAGTCGATCGGATCCGCCGACTCCGCACGCACCGACAACACGCCATCCCAGGCCTGCGCCGCGCTCCGTTGTTAGCAGGCCTCGATCAAGCCGTGTTCGACGAATTATTATTGAACGGCACGCTAACTCGCGTGGCAAGCGGCGACACCGTCATTCGTCGCGGCGAAACCGACGACACCGTCTATCTGTTGCTCCGCGGAGGATTGGAAGTCGTGTCGAACGGCGACACCGACGCACCCGCCCCAGCGATCCCACTCCGCCCCGGCGCTGTCGTCGGCGAAATGGCGTTGCTCAGCCGGGGCCCGCGCACAAAAACGGTCCGCGCCGGCCGTCGCGGCGCAACATTGTTGCAAGTCCCCGGCCCCGCCATGCGCGACCTCCTCTACGCCCACCCCGCACTGGAACTGCGCCTCCAAGCACTCGCCCACAAGCGCGAATCCGCCAACGCCACCCGCACCGGGACGTAA
- a CDS encoding endo alpha-1,4 polygalactosaminidase: MTGKTSRRRYDLLIVHPDTNLTPTHVATLQAAGITVLCYLTVGEDDTLHTAAASDGRSGPADGYASWYYDADQNGRPDQNPDWGSYYTNASDPAWRAALRSYRNSGDQHWYGTDYLLNTLHCDGLFLDTIGTVRPAAWGGRYSAGLGAMLDLIAELRTQLGPNRLLVINRGLFYFDPYDAAANPNGLQEITPAMRDRLRGLINGLLYEEFMQEEHRDQWAARLNAEAQQPDGFTVFALDYLPRDAASTCATERALGWLPHLSTPALDTFTHVVREECP, from the coding sequence GTGACCGGCAAAACGAGTCGGCGTCGCTATGACTTGCTGATCGTCCACCCCGACACCAATCTCACACCGACGCATGTCGCCACACTGCAAGCCGCCGGCATCACCGTCCTTTGCTATCTCACCGTCGGCGAAGACGACACGCTCCACACGGCCGCTGCCAGCGACGGGCGTTCCGGTCCGGCGGACGGCTACGCCAGTTGGTATTACGACGCCGACCAAAACGGCCGCCCCGACCAAAATCCCGATTGGGGATCGTATTACACCAACGCGTCCGATCCCGCGTGGCGCGCCGCGCTGCGCAGCTATCGGAACAGCGGCGACCAACATTGGTATGGCACCGACTATCTGCTGAACACGCTGCACTGTGACGGCCTCTTCCTCGACACCATCGGCACCGTTCGCCCCGCCGCCTGGGGTGGACGCTACTCCGCGGGGCTCGGCGCGATGCTCGACCTGATCGCCGAACTCCGCACGCAGCTCGGCCCCAATCGGCTGCTGGTCATCAACCGCGGTCTCTTCTATTTCGACCCCTACGACGCCGCCGCGAACCCCAACGGACTGCAAGAAATCACCCCCGCGATGCGCGATCGACTGCGCGGCTTGATCAACGGTCTGCTCTACGAAGAATTCATGCAGGAAGAGCATCGCGATCAGTGGGCCGCGCGCCTGAATGCCGAGGCACAACAACCTGACGGCTTCACCGTCTTCGCCCTCGACTATCTCCCCCGCGACGCAGCCTCCACCTGCGCCACCGAGCGCGCCCTCGGCTGGCTCCCCCACCTCAGCACACCGGCACTAGACACCTTCACGCACGTGGTGAGGGAGGAGTGTCCTTGA